In the genome of Indicator indicator isolate 239-I01 chromosome 8, UM_Iind_1.1, whole genome shotgun sequence, one region contains:
- the LOC128968635 gene encoding protein O-GlcNAcase-like, with the protein MAGRPHILCGVVEGFYGRPWSMEQRKLLFQWLSRWGLNCYMYAPKDELKHRLLWREPYTEHEAACMQSLIKAAQEQGVEFVFAISAGQDMVFSSAGDRLLLQQKLRQVAAMGCHSFALLFDDIDPYLCQADRDVFPSLAKAQASVANEVYQQLGQPSVFLFCPTEYCSSLCTPSPSRSCYLLTIGQELLPGIGVIWTGPKVVSQELSATLLEEVESVLQRRPIIWDNLYANDYDCRRVFLGPYTGRAPGLMPRLHGLLLNPNCELQANFIPIHTLGSWFRSELGNCARPDCAGMETVAALGDSHDPQEGSYSPQKALELALCDWVAEIHRQALEPGGRTPGHPSVSLKGGARLQPGMAGGQEIIPEPQPHDSVRNGKDQNGPESCGLAPGEGRRKVTSELEKGSESGTTTGGQQSPTGDRNQLTTGSRVSCESSSALPSTAGSAQSTGTLVPTEPFHSPGATMCCSNGANKSQNLPFCSGDDGTENESPPEPEASRADMLQTPPGPGAGVNPAPSPPLTDGSGTSPDPSAPVTPEEARASPTALVTPEEVRTSPTAPVTPEKVGTNPTAPVTPEEVRASPTAPATPEEVRTSPTAPVTPEKVGTNPTAPVTPEEVRARPTAPVTPEDVRASPTAPVTPEEARTSPKALVIPEKMGTNPTAPVTPEEARTSPKALVTPEEAGSSPMAPLTLGEVQMLVELFYLPYHHGPLAQHLLEHFRWLRANSLSVGVPATASDAHEGTQWHGRAQSFQLLCAQTCRLHSRFVSSAGRALLYDLHPYLWDIRNMLLATSAFVLWLDGHLLCDPDPKGTWGSCFGWCQNNTAPILLGSDAEPWARRGGLFGELQALLPVGNSCDLFYHPPPLFPSSQLYVLRPLLPLDKGELYRMCRESLDCDPKVAEILASHPDLLGDRLLGSFLSLSPEYTFVLEDEDGPCGYAAGALCAEGFLQQRDSSWLPALRHKYPQDLGAASSALGQDVLEEALLFFHAETPTVPLPVLRRFPSLVQLGTAPRVLDVGASRSLAICLLSALRANGSRGVFCQVSDADRQQLSFYSKLGFVALPVAWGSSPGARLLGRLL; encoded by the exons ATGGCGGGGCGGCCGCACATCCTCTGCGGCGTGGTGGAAG GTTTCTATGGGAGACCATGGTCCATGGAGCAGAGGAAACTTCTTTTTCAATG GCTGAGTCGCTGGGGGCTGAACTGCTACATGTACGCACCCAAGGATGAGCTGAAGCACCGGCTGCTCTGGAGAGAGCCCTACACAGAGCATGAGGCAG CCTGCATGCAGTCCCTCATCAAGGCTGCCCAAGAGCAGGGTGTGGAGTTTGTTTTTGCCATTTCTGCTGGCCAGGACATGGTGTTTTCAAGTGCCGGGGAtcggctcctgctgcagcaaaaACTCAGGCAG GTGGCTGCCATGGGATGCCACTCCTTTGCGCTACTCTTTGACGACATTGACCCTTACTTGTGCCAAGCTGACAGAGATGTCTTCCCCTCCCTGGCGAAGGCTCAGGCCTCTGTGGCCAATGAGGTGTACCAGCAGCTGGGCCAACCCTCCGTCTTCCTGTTCTGCCCTACAG AGTactgcagctccctctgcactcccagccccagccGGTCCTGTTACCTGCTGACCAtcgggcaggagctgctcccaggGATCGGTGTCATCTGGACAG GCCCGAAGGTGGTGTCACAGGAGCTCTCTGCCAcgctgctggaggaggtggagagTGTCCTGCAGCGCCGCCCCATCATCTGGGACAACCTGTATGCCAACGACTATGACTGCAGACGTGTCTTCCTGGGCCCCTACACGGGACGTGCTCCTGGACTCATGCCCAGGCTCCATGGACTGCTCCTTAACCCCAACTGCGAGCTCCAGGCCAACTTCATCCCCATACACACGCTGGGCAGCTGGTTTAGGAGTGAGCTGGGGAACTGTGCCCGCCCTGACTGTGCAG GGATGGAGACTGTGGCAGCTCTGGGTGACAGCCACGACCCACAGGAGGGGAGCTACAGCCCCCAGAAGGCTTTGGAGCTGGCATTGTGTGACTGGGTGGCTGAGATACACCGACAGgccttggagccag GAGGAAGAACCCCAGGACATCCCAGTGTCAGCCTCAAGGGAGGAGCGAGACTGCAGCCTGGCATGGCAGGAGGACAGGAGATCATACCTGAACCCCAGCCCCATGACTCTGTTCGTAATGGGAAGGACCAGAATGGCCCTGAGTCCTGTGGcctggcaccaggggagggaaggaggaaggtgacCTCAGAGCTAGAGAAAGGCAGTGAGAGTGGGACCACAACTGGTGGTCAGCAAAGCCCCACAGGTGACAGGAACCAGCTCACTACAGGGAGCAGGGTGAGCTGTGagtcctcctctgctctgcccagcacagctgggagtgCCCAGTCTACAGGAACTTTGGTGCCTACTGAGCCCTTCCACAGCCCAGGTGCCACCATGTGCTGCAGCAATGGGGCCAACAAGAGCCAGAACCTTCCCTTCTGTTCTGGTGATGACGGAACAGAGAATGAAAGCCCACCTGAGCCTGAGGCCAGCAGGGCTGACATGCTTCAGACACCCCCAGGGCCTGGGGCTGGTGTCaaccctgctccctccccacctctcacTGATGGGTCTGGCACCAGCCCTgacccctcagcacc ggtgactccagaggaggccagggccagccccacagcactggTGACCCCAGAGGAGGTCAGaaccagccccacagcaccagTGACCCCAGAGAAGGTGGGGACTAACCCCACAGCACCAGTGACCCCAGAAGAGGTCAGggccagccccacagcaccagCGACCCCAGAGGAGGTCAGaaccagccccacagcaccagTGACCCCAGAGAAGGTGGGGACTAACCCCACAGCACCAGTGACCCCAGAAGAGGTCAGGGCCAGACCCACAGCACCAGTGACCCCAGAGGATGTCAGggccagccccacagcaccagtgaccccagaggaggccaggaccAGCCCCAAAGCACTGGTGATCCCAGAGAAGATGGGGACTAACCCCACAGCACCAGTGaccccagaggaggccaggaccAGCCCCAAAGCACTGGTGACCCCAGAGGAG GCTGGGTCCAGCCCCATGGCACCACTGACTCTGGGGGAGGTGCAGATGCTGGTGGAGCTCTTCTACCTGCCCTACCATCACGGGCCGCTGGCACAGCATCTGCTGGAGCACTTTCGGTGGCTGCGGGCAAACAGCCTCAGCGTGGGGGTCCCAGCCACGGCATCTGATGCTCACGAG GGAACACAGTGGCACGGCCGAGCCCAGTccttccagctgctctgtgcccagacGTGCCGCCTGCACAGCCGCTTCGTCAGCAGTGCTGGGCGGGCACTGCTCTATGACCTGCACCCCTACCTCTGGGACATCCGCAACATGCTGCTGGCCACCAGTGCCTTTGTCCTCTGGCTGG ATGGCCATCTCCTCTGCGACCCTGACCCCAAGGGCACCTGGGGGAGCTGCTTTGGTT GGTGCCAAAACAACACAGCACCAATTCTGCTGGGCAGTGACGCTGAGCCCTGGGCACGTCGTGGGGGCCTCTTTGGAGAACTGCAG GCACTGCTGCCGGTGGGCAACAGCTGTGACCTCTTCTACCACCCACCTCCACTCTTCCCATCCAGTCAGCTGTACGTCCTGCGCCCGCTGCTGCCCCTGGACAAG GGAGAGCTTTACCGAATGTGCCGAGAGAGTTTGGATTGTGACCCCAAAGTGGCAGAGATCCTTGCGTCCCATCCCGATCTCCTTGGTGACAG ACTGTTGGGCAGCTTCCTGAGCCTGAGCCCCGAGTACACCTTTGTGCTGGAAGATGAGGATGGTCCATGTGGATATGCAGCTGGAGCGCTCTGTGCTGaaggcttcctgcagcagcGAGACAGCAGTTGGCTGCCAGCCCTGCGGCACAAGTACCCCCAAGACCTGGGTgcagcttcctcagctctgGGACAG GATGTCCTGGAGGAAGCACTACTCTTCTTCCACGCAGAGACGCCCACTGTGCCCCTACCTGTGCTGCGGCGCTTCccctccctggtgcagctgggcacagcccctCGTGTGCTGGACGTGGGTGCTAGCCGCAGCCTGGCCATCTGCCTGTTGAGCGCACTCAGGGCCAACG GGTCCCGGGGTGTGTTTTGCCAGGTCAGTGACGCTGACcggcagcagctgagcttctACAGCAAGCTGGGCTTCGTCGCCCTGCCAGTGGCCTGGGGCAGCTCTCCTGGTGCTCGGCTCCTGGGACGTCTCCTCTGA